AAAGAAGCACAAACACCCAACCCTTGTTTTGATCGATGTAAACATCCACCAAAACAACAGCGAGACAGGATCCTGAATCCATATCCTGAAACTGTCAAGTAAAGGCCATTATGTAAATGCTACCACAACATCTTCAACGTAACTCAAGCAGGTCCAGTTGCCTTCAGCAAACTCCTGCAGATTCCTCTACACTTGTTTGCTACGTTTAAGAAAAATGAGAAGCAGTAATTGTGAACGGTCATGGCAAGGATTCCAGCTTTGAGAATGATTTTGAAGTGAATCTGGATCTGAAACTAAGTGCTAACATAGATTTCTGTCCACAGAAAAGAGTCGAGTTGTGACCAATACGAACCAGTCATGAAGCAAATAACTGTATCACTGTTTACAAAGCTCTCCATTTTTGCACATTCAGACCCTGGAGTTTACAAACAAAAATTGAGCCAACAGCATTTTTAAACTTCTGTTTTCAGGGCTTGAAAATGCAAACATATTGTGGATGTTGGGCGTAACCAGAGCTTTACACATCTTTAAGGTGCGACACTTtgacacacaaaaccacactgTCTGCTGGGCAAGCGCAGTAAAATATGTGATGTTTAGTTTTTCCAGTTCTAAAGGCAACGTCTGCACACAGACGACAAGCACACACCCTGAAAAGAGAGGTCAGAGGCAACAGTGCAGCTGATCCAGGGGAGTAAACTTAAACAGAAACccgtcacaaacacacacacacacagaattgaGGCTGGGGCTTTACCACAGTGGCGCCGGTACAAAATGCCCTTAAACCacacatgttctccatgtgtgtcCAAAATCATGCAGAATTTGGGGATAAGATAAATTGGACTCTCCAAATTGAGAGTGGATGATAGTTTGTGTACCCCGTCTCTCGCACCAGCTGACCCCCGGcaacccttatgtggaggatgaaacagtagaagatgaatgaatgaatgtcctTAAACCACAAAAATCAGAGCAGAGTGACCGATCACTGAACTCTACTGCTACAAAAGATACTGCACAAGAGCACAGACGTCACCTCAAGTCTTGTGCTTTCCATCATCTCATCTACCGCCCGTGTCAGACCTCCAGAGAACAACAAGCTGCTGtcttcctctccccctccagCCATCATTCCTCAATCACTGAAGATAaaagtgaccactgaggtgTTGCTGTCAAGGCTTATTGCAAAGGAAATGTGAAGCTGTTACCTTTTTATGTGGCACCGAGGACAACAACACTCACAACGTGAGGAAGggttcctctttctttcttccatttaTTTTTCGGAATCAGTTCACGATAACTGCTAACACGTCCCGGTGATTAGGACACATACCATATGGATTATTGTACCTTTACATAAGCTATATGACCGTCCAAAGCCCTCATCAGGAAGGTGTGTGAGCTACTGTCAGCATGGACAGTTTGCCCTGTTGAATTGACGGATTAGCTCCATCCGATCAGAAGATGAGAAGCAAGCAAACAACTTCCAAGAAAGTCCAAGAGGGCCAACAATAAAGGCTCACATGATTTGCATCTCTTCTTCCATACCTTCCTTTTTCAATTTGGACAACTGGACATTTGAATACATCGACCACTGTGGCAAgtggttttaacatttaatcagtCAACAGGATATTCACTAACCGATATCTGCAACGTCATTCTTACTACGACATTATGACGAGTCACAATTGGAGTTTGTGATGTCTACAACTTCTCTCTGACTATCTGAGTCTGAATTCAAGATATCCACAAAGGACAATGTCGATACCTTCAATTGAGGATAATTACGGATATCTTGAACCTGAATTAAGACATAATGACGTTGTAGATATCTGAAAATAGAATTAGAGATATCTACAATGCAGATATCCGCAACTGAATTGTTACATTTATCGCAGATCAAGCAGTCTCTGGTATAAATGTTATTTGAGACCCTCATGAAGCAGTTTTGTAAGACAACAGTGTAAATACAATCACATAAGACGACTGTTATCTTCTTGGTCGTGGATGACCAGAACTCAGTGTGGACACTGAGGGGAAATGTAAATTGGTTAAAATCATATCGAGATACAAAAATGTAACATGGTTAATAGTGTAAGTGGAGTCTCACTGCGTCAGCTTCAAAAACATCATCTGttaaaaagttacattttccgtgtgtgcaaaaaaaaaaaatcaactctACCAACCTTTGGGAATGATGGGACATTAAAGGCATCCATGTTTCTTCGCGGCAACTTTGTGCTATGAGGGTGTGGCGGAGGAGGGGCGGGGTGTGGCGGCGGGGCGTGCCGTGGAGGCGGCGCAGGTGGCTCCCCCATGTCGGTCCCGCTGTCCCTCTTTTGGGGCGCCTTGTCCACCTTCCTCAACTTCCTGACACAGGCGTACTCGGCCGTCTCCGGAGGATGAGGCGGAGTCATGACCTGGGCCTCGGGTTCAGGCAGCCCTCCTTCCACGTCTCCGTCTGGGTCCGGGGGCGCCGGCGTGTTCGCCGGGACAGCCGGAGGGGCGGGAGTGTCCGTCTGACCAGCCCTGCCTACCATGGCGTAGAGGGCATCGTCAGTACGTGTGGCTGAAGAGCTTCTGCCCACCTCAGAGTAAGTGTGCTCTCCGTCCTCTCCAGTCCCTGAAGGGATCTGGGGAAGCTGCCTGCCTTGAGAACGAAGGTCAGAGTTAGACCGGTGGcagggcagcagcagagggTCCATGCTGGCTGGACGTTTCGTTTTAGACGCCTCTGCAAGCCACATACAGGCTGCTATTACTGTCCCATCAGCCAATGGCCATCATAAAGCAGAATTCACATACGTTTACTCCTCCAGGACTGGACAGTTTGTCGAccatttgcaaaacaaaaataaatctctccCTGTAAAGAGAAAACTAGGAGCTGACAGTGAACTGGGAAGTGACGCAGAGAGTTGAAGAGCTGCGTCCAAGTTGGCTTCAGTCCTCTGCAGTGGAAGCAGGACGAGTATGAAGCAGGACATATGCTTATATTTCTTCAAACCCGCTCAGGCTATTGTCACCGTGCCCACACAAATGCAGTTCCCAGTTGACTGCCATTGGTGAAGCTCCAGGATTTGTTTTGGCTCAGTGATTTCTGTCTTAAAGGGAGAGATTTGTGCTCAGAAATCATGATGACATGAGTACAGTCCAGCAGAAGGAGGCCGAGTAAATGTAAAGTGAATCCTGTTTTAGGGTCAAATTCTCCTCTGCAACGCCGTTGAACTTGATTAGAGAGAGGTTTTTGTGTGAATTTGAGATGTTTGCAGTGATTTCTACATTAATTTATCATTATTTGAGGTTAATTGTCCAATCTATGCTTCTAAGTGtggcaaaaacacaaatcaaattgattttccatttccattatTTGCCATTTAGTGGATAAATGGTTACTGCTCTTTGGTGGGAACCTGTCCTGACTTGCACGCTTACTAGTAAtcagaaaaatgacattcacCTCATGTGGATACGGGAGACAACAAAAAATCAATCCTTGTGTCCAGTCCTTCtgagaagccaaaaaaacatTGGCGTGCAGCTAAAACAAGATGCATGTTAAATTGCATACATGTGAAATTGCAGAAAAGGGGAACAAAACACAAGGTTTACACCTGGCAACAGTCAGACACTGCATGCAGAGAACAGGATTTGTATGCGAAACATGTACTCACTTTTGCCATTGCAGTTCAtcttgttcatctctgtgtcagATTTACTGATGGACCGCAGCTTCGACTGCCTGAGTATTCCctgacaatacacacacacacacacacacacacacacacacacagtgccatTTAAACACTAATTAAGACTGAAGAGGTGTCCTGAATGATTTTGGTCCCTGGTGAAGTGGGTTGTTTTGCTACTGCATCGtctgctgcagcacaaacaaaaaccccagACCAGCGTGTTACCTGATACGTACCATGTCCATGAGACGATGTTTTCCACCTTCACCGGAGACATTATGTGTCTTTCCCTTCCTGTGGTAAACACAACCGATCTGTTATAACATTGACACTTactacagtgtgtctgtgtgtgtctgtgtgtgcatgtgtgtgcatgtgtgtgtgtgagagagagggaactgAATCATTGTCCATGTGCAGCTGAGTCATCTTATGACTGTGCACACAGCTGCTTATGTATGTGACAGAGAGTAACCTATTACTCAAGTACAATTTTGAGGTACTTGCACTTCACCTATAAGTATCTTACATGCTATACTAATGCATACTTCTACTTCACTACGTTTCAGAGggaaatgttttacttttcacCCCACTGCATGTATTTGACGCTGcgttttatacattttaactgCAACATGTTCTTAAGGATTAAACCAGATCGGCCACTGGCTCATGAGCCTTAAAACTGGGGTAGGCATGATCACTAGAAAAAGAGTTCATGTTGAGCCTCATCCACCTAATGCAGCAGTCTCCAATACGTCCACAGTCAGTTTCATTTGGCCCTCCACTTAATCTGAAtggtttctgtctgttttttttaatttacagacTCCTTTTGCATcgcaaataaatgtatatatcaTGCGCTCcttattgttccatatcaaaccAGTCACTTTTGTTTCgaaattctatgaaatatcGCAAAGAAAACCATTTTTGCAATGTAATTATGAAATGTCgtgatataattttaagcttAATTTACCTTTTTCCtcaaaaagtcttaaagtatatgacatttgctGCACTTACAGTACGTATCAAAAGTaactttctgatataaaatgtacttaagttttagaagtaaaagtattaaaaaagtgaggattgGTAAggatggtagctcagtggtacggcaagttgtcttttaactggaaggttgtgggttcaattcctggctctgttagtctatatgtgtccttgagcaaggcatttaaccccatgttgcagcatgtgaatggtaaaactaaaactatagtgtaaagcagttaaTCAAGATTAGATGTCATTCTCTGTGTCAGCTTCACAGAAAcatgttcaggctgctgtagaaacatggtgagGTACAAGATGGTAGCTCCAGTAATGCAAGGCCTTTGCCAAAAGTACAAAGCAAAGGctaaaaaaatccataaaacaatgttattttaaagcaattatacgtttatacaaacataattatgCGTAAAATATTAAATGGACCGTTAAGACtccacagtgctgtgtttatgtgcacatGCTCATTGTCGGGGTCAGAAATGAGCATCCTGGGtctacatatgtgtgtgtgtgtgtgtgctctctcaCCTCTGGCAGCCCACACAGAGCACCACAATAAGGATCGTAACAACGAAGGCTGAGGCAGCAGCGATAGCACCCAGCAGCAGGACCTTGCCGTAGGGAGGAGCCGTGAAGTTCAGCCCGTCCTGCATGGAGGCCATGTGGGAGCGCTGACGCTCActtgctctcacacacacacacactcacaccctcaCACTCATGCACGCAGGGAAGTGCCACGGTCTCACTGGGAtctggaaggaggaggaagaagaggagggcaCAGAGTGGTGCTTTAATGACAAAATGGTCTGACCTTTATTAAACATTAAGAACAAAAGCTGTGGACCCGTAAGGAAAATATGGCAGAAGGAAGGAGGAGTGAGAATTCCTGTTCAGAGCTGAAGCAGTGAAGCGAGGAGATGTTACGCCTCAGGCCTGAGCTTGTGTTTCACCTCCTTTGAAGGTTTACTCCGATATTTACATACAGATGTCACAAACATAGAAAGATTTTCAAGCAtcaatgttttacatttatagcagaggtgtcaaacttgcGGCCCCCCAAAATTGATTTTATATTCTCCACCCCTTAATATCAAATTATAATGAGAACTGGCCCACGACCTACTCCACCTGTAGCTGGATTATAGACAGAATATTATACTAAACACATGATTATTCACTGGTACCATGAAAAGTGATAATAAAACCTAAAGTTACATGAATCAcactttttaatgtatttaacatAAAATGACCTATATATATGAGCATGTTTAGTGTTTGTATTACAGTTGTCcatatgttattttttaatttttgttttttattgtgaactgtgTATCATTCCATCTCATAACAAACAcgtttactttgaaattctgtgaaatatcaccatGAATGTCGTTattggaatattgtgatatgattcaaagctatttttccagttttatttttcctcatttttccccctcatgACCAGACTGGACACTCATTGACCCAGGTTTAAGATATTTGACCACACCTGGTGACCAACATATATTAGCAAGGTGACTTAGTGGTAaggtgctgggtttgattcccagtctTGGACCTCTctatgtgtttgcatgttctccctgtatCTGCTTGGGTTTcttcccaccatcaaaacacaTTTGGCTCTGATCAAACCTCCATCTGACCTTGAAATTTCATTGTACAATTTCAGTTGTATATTGACAACAAAATCCTTTCCTTTCTGTGCTTTCCTGTAGGTGGCCATTCTGCATCTATATATGGTTGGTACCTGACATGTGTAAAATCATTCTGACCTGAGGAAGATCCACACTGGACTGAAACTTGTCCTCAAAGGTTTTGTGGTATGGAGTAAGTGTGCAGGCTCTGCTTTGCGTTTTACCGGCCTTGTACCTTCAGAGGAAAGAGGTTTTTGTGTATCGTTGTTCTTTCTCCCACCAAAACATtgcttttttaaacttttctgcAAAACACGGGAAATGTTTTGTAGCATGAATTTGTACATTCTGTTCAGAAGAGCAAACGTGTTTCGAATATTACGTGTCATATCAACCTTTCTAAAAGTGTCACTTCTCATGTGAAGTGTGTTTTAACACTGACGTGGTTGCGATTTTATGAATTTTTATGATGTTGAAGACTCACTTTGTGTTTCAACCCTGGAACGTTTATTTTGGTTAAATCTTGTCCTGTATCATTCACTATCGTAGGATCGTTTTGCTTCAGAGAGAATCTGTGGTTTTTCAGGGAAATTGCAGCATATGATCCAGACAACTGAGTCGGGCAGAAATACaaatttcctgtttgtttttttaaccgtttcaacaacaacaaaccgaCACAGTGAGTCAACAACATGCCAGCAGGCAGACTGACCTGAAACTCAGAGGAAGACAAGTGTGAAAGCAGAGTGAGCACACAAGAGCATCTTTCCTGTTTTCTTGTCGCCTTCTTTGCCGTCTGCCAGACAGTgtaatatgtttaaaataaacaatagggaaaaaaaatacagacataaaaaaacaaaaacacaagcctgtTCTAATCTCTATCAAATCGTGCCATCTGTCCACTGTGACAatgagtgtttatgtgtttgtccGTCTGAATGTCAGActgcaggaaacacacatcGTCAGAATTTGTGCTGAGATgcttcactgtctctgtgtgtttgtgtaaatgtctcTCACGGTCTACACTTATTCCATTTACAACAAAGATCTACTTACAAACACTTCCATGTGGCTGTTTCACTTGGGTTTTATGTATGAACGTCATCCTTTCTCGCGAATCTATGATTAGATGCCCGCAAAAGACGGAATTACATTTTCAGCGTCCAAATTACTTCAACAATTTGTCTGTCGTCTGGTGAGCGATATGTATCTGAAGGCAGCGCGCCAGTCTGAAGGAGCTCTGTTTGTATTGTAGTGACCTGTAATGTTGCCGAGGCTAAATAAGGActcaaacaacaaaagcacgAGTTTCTGGGATGCTCTTCTTCACTTATCGCTCTGCTTCTTTAAATAATCATCAAGCCTTGAGAGTTTGTGTGACAATGCTTTGATATCAAGTCTAAAATAGAATGCAATTATGTAGAGAGCATCACATTAACAAGCTTCATCTGTTGCACTGAAGATCACACTACAAAATCCCTGAAACGTGTACAATcccttttgtgtcatttgaatttcctaaaaaaaggcttttttaaTCTGGACTATGATTGTACTACAAtctcattaatttatttattattgtgacCATGATATGACAACGGACTTTGCCTAACATTTAAGTCCTCATATTCAATCATCTCATTTTTCTTGAACCTAACCAAGTTGATTTAAAGGCTAAATGTCACTGAAACTGTTATCACTGTACTGTCACTCTCATCGTAAAAGAactagatttttctttttcattatgaTTCATTTGAGTTTCATCCGGAGACCATGAATGTCTGTACACAACATCATGGCGGACAGTGAATCCTACAGCTGTCCAGGTATTTCTGTGGACTTACCCACTAAACTGACAGACTTTTACTGTGAAAGGTTAGCTGCTTCACAACAAAAGCCTTATTGTTTGTTCTCTGGTTGAAATACAGAGGGAACCAGTCCTTAGCGTCACctataagaatctgaactcccattgTGAAGCTTTTAGAGCCGCGGTTTGGCACAGCACCAAACAGAAGTTCACAGAtg
Above is a window of Solea senegalensis isolate Sse05_10M unplaced genomic scaffold, IFAPA_SoseM_1 scf7180000013726, whole genome shotgun sequence DNA encoding:
- the LOC122760535 gene encoding neural Wiskott-Aldrich syndrome protein-like isoform X2; this encodes MASMQDGLNFTAPPYGKVLLLGAIAAASAFVVTILIVVLCVGCQRKGKTHNVSGEGGKHRLMDMGILRQSKLRSISKSDTEMNKMNCNGKSRAGQTDTPAPPAVPANTPAPPDPDGDVEGGLPEPEAQVMTPPHPPETAEYACVRKLRKVDKAPQKRDSGTDMGEPPAPPPRHAPPPHPAPPPPHPHSTKLPRRNMDAFNVPSFPKVGRVDFFFLHTRKM
- the LOC122760535 gene encoding WAS/WASL-interacting protein family member 2-like isoform X1, yielding MASMQDGLNFTAPPYGKVLLLGAIAAASAFVVTILIVVLCVGCQRKGKTHNVSGEGGKHRLMDMGILRQSKLRSISKSDTEMNKMNCNGKSRQLPQIPSGTGEDGEHTYSEVGRSSSATRTDDALYAMVGRAGQTDTPAPPAVPANTPAPPDPDGDVEGGLPEPEAQVMTPPHPPETAEYACVRKLRKVDKAPQKRDSGTDMGEPPAPPPRHAPPPHPAPPPPHPHSTKLPRRNMDAFNVPSFPKVGRVDFFFLHTRKM